The DNA window ACGCTTGTCGGCTCCGGCGACCGCAGTCAGAAGATTCGCACCTACAACTTCCCGGAAAACCGCCTGACCGATCACCGCATCAACCTGTCGCTCTACAAGCTCGAAAACATCCTGGCCGGCAATCTCCAGCCGGTAATCGACGCTCTGCGCGACTACGACCGCCGCGAGCAGCGCGAGCAATTCGGGACCGTGGAGTGAGGCAATGACGAATGTCTAATGACGAATGTCTAAGGGATGACGAAATCCGAATGACGAATTGTTTGCGGCAAACTCATTAGTCATTCGCGCTTAGTCCCGCCGCGGCGGATCTTCGACATTCTTTCGACATTCGTGCTTCGACATTCGTCATTTCATCGCCTCAGCCCCTCGAGCGCTCGATGTATTCGCCCGTTCGCGTGTCGACCTTTATGAGGTCGCCGATGTCGACGAAAGCGGGGCAGGTGATCTCGGCCCCGGTTTCGAGTTTCACGGGCTTCGTGAGGTTCGTGGCGGTGTTGCCGCGCACGGCCGGCTCGCAATACTCGACTTTGAGCACCATATGGTTCGGCGGCTCGACGCTGATCGGATTGTTGTTGAACAGCATCATCTTGCAGACCGTTCCCTCCTTGATCCACTTCCAGGTGTCGTCGACCTGCTCCTTGTTCAGCTCGTATTGCTCGAAAGACTCGTTGTCCATGAACACGAAATGCTCGCCCTGACGGTAAAGATACTGAGCGTCGATCTCTTCGATGTCGGCGGCGTCGAGCGAATCGCCGCTCTTATACGTGCGGTCGAGCATCGTCTGCCGGACCAAATTCTTGAGCTTGCACTTGTAGAGCGCTTGCCCCTTGCCCGGTTTTACGAAATTGCACTCGACCATCAGATACGGGTCGCCGTCGAGCTGGACCTTCAGGCCTTTCTTGAATTGACTTGTGTTATAGCTGGGCACGGGTGATTCCTGCGGGAATGGTGAGAGCCGAGATTTGCTACTTCGT is part of the Pirellulales bacterium genome and encodes:
- the prfA gene encoding peptide chain release factor 1 (recognizes the termination signals UAG and UAA during protein translation a specificity which is dependent on amino acid residues residing in loops of the L-shaped tRNA-like molecule of RF1; this protein is similar to release factor 2); the protein is TLVGSGDRSQKIRTYNFPENRLTDHRINLSLYKLENILAGNLQPVIDALRDYDRREQREQFGTVE
- the efp gene encoding elongation factor P, whose protein sequence is MPSYNTSQFKKGLKVQLDGDPYLMVECNFVKPGKGQALYKCKLKNLVRQTMLDRTYKSGDSLDAADIEEIDAQYLYRQGEHFVFMDNESFEQYELNKEQVDDTWKWIKEGTVCKMMLFNNNPISVEPPNHMVLKVEYCEPAVRGNTATNLTKPVKLETGAEITCPAFVDIGDLIKVDTRTGEYIERSRG